A single Ziziphus jujuba cultivar Dongzao chromosome 11, ASM3175591v1 DNA region contains:
- the LOC107432247 gene encoding short chain aldehyde dehydrogenase 1-like, whose protein sequence is MGSTAFSDTVAKRLEGKVALITGGSSGIGESTARLFVQQGAKVVIADIQDDLGRSLCESISSDNSISYIHCDVTKETDVQNAVDFAVQKHGKLDILFSNAGVTGNLEPSILGIDHEDLKRLFDVNVFGAFLCAKYAAKVMIPARRGSILFTASSAAVSHGDVSHGYASSKHAVVGLTKNLCVELGMYGIRVNCLSPFGVPTPMLRKAMGDIDKEAVEEVVSKAANLKMVTLETEDVAEAAVFLGSDESKYVSGMNLVIDGGYSTTNSGFKDVVNKKSG, encoded by the coding sequence GTTAGAAGGCAAGGTAGCATTGATCACCGGCGGTTCGAGCGGCATAGGTGAGAGCACGGCAAGGTTGTTTGTCCAACAAGGCGCCAAGGTTGTCATTGCTGACATCCAAGACGACCTTGGACGCTCCCTCTGCGAAAGCATTTCCTCTGACAATTCCATTTCCTACATCCACTGCGACGTCACCAAAGAAACAGACGTCCAAAATGCCGTCGACTTCGCCGTCCAAAAGCACGGCAAGCTCGATATTCTCTTCAGCAACGCCGGCGTCACCGGCAACTTAGAGCCGAGCATCTTGGGCATCGATCACGAAGACTTAAAGAGACTCTTCGACGTCAATGTGTTCGGCGCTTTTCTTTGTGCTAAATACGCCGCCAAAGTAATGATTCCGGCCCGAAGAGGAAGCATCCTCTTCACGGCGAGCTCGGCGGCGGTGAGTCATGGTGATGTCTCGCACGGTTACGCTTCTTCGAAGCATGCGGTGGTGGGACTGACGAAGAACCTTTGTGTGGAGCTGGGAATGTATGGGATTAGAGTCAACTGTCTCTCTCCTTTCGGCGTGCCCACCCCTATGCTGAGGAAAGCCATGGGGGATATCGACAAGGAGGCCGTGGAGGAGGTGGTTTCCAAGGCCGCCAACTTAAAGATGGTGACACTGGAGACGGAGGATGTGGCCGAGGCGGCCGTGTTCTTGGGGAGCGACGAATCCAAATACGTGAGCGGCATGAACTTGGTTATAGACGGAGGTTACAGCACCACCAATTCGGGTTTCAAGGACGTAGTGAATAAAAAGTCTGGTTGA
- the LOC107407401 gene encoding small ribosomal subunit protein eS17, whose protein sequence is MGRVRTKTVKKSSRQVIERYYSRMTLDFHTNKKVLEEVAIIPSKRLRNKIAGFSTHLMKRIQKGPVRGISLKLQEEERERRMDFVPEVSAIKSDQIEVDKETLDMLSALGMSDIPGLVQVEPVAVPTHQFGFGRGAGAGRR, encoded by the coding sequence ATGGGACGCGTCCGTACGAAGACCGTGAAGAAATCGTCGCGCCAAGTGATTGAGCGCTACTACTCGCGCATGACCCTTGACTTCCACACCAACAAAAAGGTACTCGAAGAAGTAGCCATCATCCCCTCCAAGAGGCTTCGCAACAAGATCGCCGGATTCTCCACCCACCTCATGAAGCGGATCCAGAAGGGTCCCGTCCGCGGCATCTCTCTGAAGCTCCAGGAGGAAGAGCGTGAGCGACGCATGGACTTCGTGCCCGAGGTCTCCGCCATCAAGAGCGACCAGATCGAGGTCGACAAGGAGACCCTAGACATGCTTTCTGCTCTTGGAATGAGCGACATTCCTGGGCTTGTCCAGGTTGAGCCCGTTGCCGTACCCACCCATCAGTTTGGATTCGGTCGGGGCGCTGGAGCTGGGCGCAGGTAA
- the LOC107432245 gene encoding uncharacterized protein LOC107432245 yields MSRPWVLVCLLLLIVFTSQFEWKQQYGNEPEASPNTSRKQQYISEREESVKEKIILSQEKNIQKLNELVRSLREQLQQCKGEHEMVNATATPLTELLTELERQPLLED; encoded by the exons ATGTCCAGACCTTGGGTACTGGTTTGTTTGCTCCTGTTAATTGTATTTACATCACAGTTTGAGTGGAAGCAACAATATGGAAATGAACCTGAAGCAAGTCCAAACACTTCCAGGAAACAACAATATATCTCTGAAAGAGAGGAATCCGTAAAAGAAaaa ATTATACTTTCTCAAGAGAAAAATATACAGAAACTTAACGAGCTTGTAAGAAGCCTTAGGGAACAGTTGCAGCAGTGCAAGGGTGAGCATGAAATGGTCAATGCCACTGCAACCCCTTTGACTGAACTTCTAACCGAGCTTGAAAGACAGCCCCTATTGGAGGACTAG
- the LOC107432270 gene encoding uncharacterized protein LOC107432270 isoform X1 — protein MGNSQSSSTPTDPRFVSASRSFAQKELDELRSLFASLASQSQSNGKYISPSVFQAYFGLHGPLGERMFDLVTRKRKDHQLTFEDLVIAKGTYEKGTKDEIEEFVYQLLDVSGDGLLGRTDLESSLAVIFEIIFKPSDCGPKLGSLQDAVGIFLNAAKFSEHGEGNGEATMSFADFRSWCTIVPSVRKFLGSLLMPPDPGRPGSQVPHLLQLESIDSNLMLLRKEYAWHIGGALPQQELEEWKLLYHSSCHGLSFNTFLGNLSNHEGPTVLIIKDKDGCIYGGYASQPWERHGDFYGDMKSFLFKLYPEASLFRPTGANHNTQWCAVNFSSESIPNGVGFGGRVHHFGLFLSASFDQGHTFSCTTFGSPCLSKTNRIHPEVIECWGVVTKGADQDKHDVVKATVLERFKEDRNMLKMVGLANSSE, from the exons ATGGGAAACTCTCAGTCATCTTCCACTCCCACTGATCCTCGCTTCGTTTCTGCATCCAG aTCATTTGCTCAGAAGGAACTCGACGAGCTTCGGTCTCTGTTTGCGTCTCTTGCATCTCAATCGCAGAGCAATGGCAAATACATATCTCCCTCAGTTTTCCAG GCGTATTTTGGACTTCATGGTCCACTTGGAGAGAGAATGTTCGATTTAGTAACCAGGAAACGGAAAGATCACCAACTCACCTTTGAAGACCTCGTTATTGCTAAA GGGACTTATGAGAAGGGAACGAAGGATGAGATAGAAGAATTTGTTTATCAATTACTGGACGTTTCTGGTGATGGACTTTTGGGAAG AACGGACTTGGAATCATCTCTGGCTGTGATCTTTGAAATTATATTCAAGCCAAGTGATTGTGGACCTAAACTGGGCTCACTCCAAGATGCAGTGGGCATATTTCTTAATGCTGCGAAATTCTCAGAGCATGGTGAAGGAAATGGTGAAGCAACTATGTCTTTTGCAGATTTCCGAAGCTGGTGCACTATTGTTCCATCTGTCAGGAAGTTCCTTGGAAGCTTATTGATGCCACCTGACCCAG GTAGACCAGGTTCGCAAGTTCCTCATCTACTGCAGTTGGAAAGTATAGATTCTAATCTGATGTTATTGAGAAAGGAATATGCTTGGCATATAGGAGGAGCACTCCCTCAGCAAGAGCTTGAAGAGTGGAAGCTTTTATACCATAGTTCATGTCATGGTCTGAGTTTCAACACATTTTTAGGCAACCTATC AAACCACGAAGGGCCAACGGTGTTAATTATCAAGGATAAAGATGGCTGTATATATGGAGGTTATGCGTCTCAGCCTTGGGAAAGGCATGGTGATTTTTATGGAGACATGAAATCGTTTCTTTTTAAACTCTACCCGGAGGCATCTTTATTCAGGCCAACTGGAGCAAACCACAATACTCAATGG TGTGCTGTGAATTTCAGTTCAGAGAGCATCCCAAATGGTGTCGGTTTCGGAGGACGAGTGCATCACTTTGGTTTGTTCCTTTCAGCAAGTTTTGATCAGGGGCATACCTTCTCCTGTACAACATTTGGAAGCCCTTGCCTCTCCAAGACCAATAGGATACACCCAGAAGTGATAGAATGTTGGGGAGTAGTCACAAAAGGAGCGGACCAAGATAAACATGATGTTGTTAAAGCTACTGTATTAGAGAGATTCAAGGAGGACCGCAATATGCTTAAGATGGTTGGCCTTGCAAATTCCAGCGAGTAA
- the LOC107432270 gene encoding uncharacterized protein LOC107432270 isoform X2 has protein sequence MFDLVTRKRKDHQLTFEDLVIAKGTYEKGTKDEIEEFVYQLLDVSGDGLLGRTDLESSLAVIFEIIFKPSDCGPKLGSLQDAVGIFLNAAKFSEHGEGNGEATMSFADFRSWCTIVPSVRKFLGSLLMPPDPGRPGSQVPHLLQLESIDSNLMLLRKEYAWHIGGALPQQELEEWKLLYHSSCHGLSFNTFLGNLSNHEGPTVLIIKDKDGCIYGGYASQPWERHGDFYGDMKSFLFKLYPEASLFRPTGANHNTQWCAVNFSSESIPNGVGFGGRVHHFGLFLSASFDQGHTFSCTTFGSPCLSKTNRIHPEVIECWGVVTKGADQDKHDVVKATVLERFKEDRNMLKMVGLANSSE, from the exons ATGTTCGATTTAGTAACCAGGAAACGGAAAGATCACCAACTCACCTTTGAAGACCTCGTTATTGCTAAA GGGACTTATGAGAAGGGAACGAAGGATGAGATAGAAGAATTTGTTTATCAATTACTGGACGTTTCTGGTGATGGACTTTTGGGAAG AACGGACTTGGAATCATCTCTGGCTGTGATCTTTGAAATTATATTCAAGCCAAGTGATTGTGGACCTAAACTGGGCTCACTCCAAGATGCAGTGGGCATATTTCTTAATGCTGCGAAATTCTCAGAGCATGGTGAAGGAAATGGTGAAGCAACTATGTCTTTTGCAGATTTCCGAAGCTGGTGCACTATTGTTCCATCTGTCAGGAAGTTCCTTGGAAGCTTATTGATGCCACCTGACCCAG GTAGACCAGGTTCGCAAGTTCCTCATCTACTGCAGTTGGAAAGTATAGATTCTAATCTGATGTTATTGAGAAAGGAATATGCTTGGCATATAGGAGGAGCACTCCCTCAGCAAGAGCTTGAAGAGTGGAAGCTTTTATACCATAGTTCATGTCATGGTCTGAGTTTCAACACATTTTTAGGCAACCTATC AAACCACGAAGGGCCAACGGTGTTAATTATCAAGGATAAAGATGGCTGTATATATGGAGGTTATGCGTCTCAGCCTTGGGAAAGGCATGGTGATTTTTATGGAGACATGAAATCGTTTCTTTTTAAACTCTACCCGGAGGCATCTTTATTCAGGCCAACTGGAGCAAACCACAATACTCAATGG TGTGCTGTGAATTTCAGTTCAGAGAGCATCCCAAATGGTGTCGGTTTCGGAGGACGAGTGCATCACTTTGGTTTGTTCCTTTCAGCAAGTTTTGATCAGGGGCATACCTTCTCCTGTACAACATTTGGAAGCCCTTGCCTCTCCAAGACCAATAGGATACACCCAGAAGTGATAGAATGTTGGGGAGTAGTCACAAAAGGAGCGGACCAAGATAAACATGATGTTGTTAAAGCTACTGTATTAGAGAGATTCAAGGAGGACCGCAATATGCTTAAGATGGTTGGCCTTGCAAATTCCAGCGAGTAA